A genomic segment from Thermothielavioides terrestris NRRL 8126 chromosome 4, complete sequence encodes:
- a CDS encoding STE like transcription factor (Contains conserved domain STE[pfam02200], STE like transcription factor; and zf-C2H2[pfam00096], Zinc finger, C2H2 type. 001]. and zf-C2H2[pfam00096], Zinc finger, C2H2 type) has protein sequence MAAQQQKPETFMLSTEAQQSLPHDAQVALQQVDNLKYFLISAPVDWAPDQYIRRFLLPTGEYVSCVLWNNLYHISGTDIVRCLSFRFQAFGRPVKNSKKFEEGIFSDLRNLKSGTDASLEEPKSPFLDFLYKNNCIRTQKKQKVFYWYSVPHDRLFLDALERDLKREKMGQEPTTVAVSEPALSFQYDSSQSLYEQLTKAQQANASAFNAQQVSFSQPQAPSPVMPAMDSMPPPQMMIPQTMPPLADGMDAMAHYNGTMAVAPAIPASQAVVKREPDYARVQYNQNGVPIAPTHQRHTSMPAFALEYSPAPSFVSSHYEEYSQRGISFEPLTPPQQTLAMTGEPAYIANEETGLYSAIPDLNPVGALNGMMQLPPSNLAGPSFPRAYGSNNVYSVIEGSPTYKQRRRRSSIPPSLSATTAAIAAATSATHRPSDLRRSVSASVGPVAEGEESAEPSPPGLTYSNTGTSMGSQQHKEVLDMSRHGTPLSTVEGSPALNPMALQQHEYSPLPGDELAEQRSMMHGPHVVRKARSASVMELGPYPQKSHSCPIPSCGRMFKRLEHLKRHVRTHTQERPYTCPYCNKGFSRSDNLAQHKRTHDRNDGAEGNFNSGEEEEQYSGEDNSLGDASPTSENGYVAGSLDAAVNGNSNASAANGMSSTVPTSLAHTQTFNSLQTLSMPMTISQPHAINTGGVA, from the exons ATGGCCGCGCAACAACAGAAACCAGAGACGTTCATGTTGAGCACCGAGGCTCAGCAGTCACTTCCTCACGATGCTCAGGTAGCTCTGCAGCAGGTTGACAATC TCAAGTATTTCCTCATCTCGGCGCCAGTTGACTGGGCGCCTGATCAGTACATTCGACGCTTTCTTCTTCCCACCGGCGAGTACGTTTCTTGCGTGCTATGGAACAACCTGTACCACATTTCCGGCACCGACATCGTAAGATGTCTCTCGTTCCGGTTTCAAGCCTTCGGCCGCCCCGTCAAGAACTCGAAAAAGTTTGAGGAAGGCATCTTCTCGGATTTACGGAATCTCAAGTCGGGGACCGATGCGTCGCTCGAGGAGCCCAAGAGTCCATTTCTCGACTTTCTCTACAAGAACAACTGCATTCGGACGCAGAAGAAGCAGAAAGTCTTCTACTGGTACAGCGTACCACACGACAGGCTCTTCCTTGACGCACTCGAGAGAGATCTGAAGCGGGAAAAGATGGGCCAGGAACCGACAACAGTCGCCGTCAGCGAGCCGGCCCTGTCGTTCCAGTACGATTCGTCGCAGTCGCTGTACGAGCAGCTCACGAAGGCCCAGCAGGCCAACGCATCGGCTTTCAACGCCCAGCAGGTTTCTTTCTCCCAGCCCCAGGCCCCATCTCCGGTGATGCCGGCGATGGACTCGATGCCTCCACCGCAGATGATGATCCCCCAGACGATGCCCCCTTTAGCGGACGGGATGGACGCCATGGCCCACTACAACGGGACGATGGCGGTGGCCCCGGCCATCCCCGCTTCTCAAGCAGTGGTCAAGCGGGAGCCTGACTACGCGCGCGTGCAGTACAACCAGAATGGTGTTCCGATCGCTCCGACGCACCAGCGTCACACGTCCATGCCGGCTTTCGCCCTGGAGTACTCACCCGCACCCTCGTTCGTCTCGTCCCATTACGAGGAGTACAGCCAAAGGGGCATCTCGTTCGAGCCCTTGACACCTCCCCAACAAACCCTCGCGATGACGGGCGAGCCCGCTTACATCGCTAACGAGGAGACGGGCTTGTACAGCGCCATCCCAGACCTCAACCCCGTCGGCGCTCTCAATGGCATGATGCAACTCCCGCCGTCGAATCTGGCTGGGCCTTCGTTCCCCCGGGCGTACGGCTCTAACAATGTCTACTCTGTGATCGAAGGGTCGCCAACATACAAGCAGAGGAGACGGCGGTCCTCCATCCCTCCATCGCTGTCGGCCACGACAGCAGCGATTGCCGCAGCTACTTCAGCGACGCACCGGCCCTCAGACCTTCGCAGGTCAGTTTCCGCGTCGGTAGGCCCGgttgccgagggcgaggagtcggccgagccgtcgccgccaggCCTCACATACAGCAACACGGGCACGTCGATGGGCAGCCAGCAGCACAAGGAGGTCTTGGATATGTCCCGCCACGGCACGCCGCTGTCAACTGTGGAAGGCAGTCCTGCGCTCAACCCCATGGCGCTGCAGCAACACGAGTACTCTCCGCTCCCTGGCGACGAGTTGGCCGAGCAACGGTCGATGATGCACGGGCCCCACGTCGTGCGCAAAGCTCGTTCTGCCTCCGTCATGGAGCTCGGTCCATATCCTCAAAAGTCCCACTCCTGCCCCATCCCATCGTGCGGCCGCATGTTCAAGCGGCTCGAGCACCTGAAGCG ACATGTGAGAACACACACCCAGGAGAGACCCTACACCTGCCCTTATTGTAATAAGGGGTTCTCCAGATCAGACAACCTCGCACA GCATAAGCGCACCCACGACCGCAATGACGGGGCCGAGGGTAACTTCAActcgggcgaggaggaggagcagtaCTCGGGTGAGGACAACTCCCTTGGAGACGCCTCTCCGACATCCGAAAACGGTTATGTTGCCGGGTCGCTTGATGCGGCCGTCAACGGCAATAGCAACGCTTCTGCTGCCAACGGCATGTCGTCCACCGTCCCGACGAGTCTCGCCCACACGCAGACGTTCAACAGCCTCCAGACGCTGAGCATGCCGATGACGATTAGCCAACCTCACGCCATCAACACTGGCGGTGTGGCGTAA
- a CDS encoding uncharacterized protein (Contains conserved domains DUF1709[pfam08174], conserved domain in the anillin family and PH[pfam00169], PH stands for pleckstrin homology.): MPSPAKPASAIPRPLSEVSPTEKRRNSPSWNQTTKKMALTDSSPFQSSPLEGTATSPRLFWQNRSFNSENSYGSGSGSPSPCRRSSLERLQKASRVKNSNILALEQKQEYDPTRIPHVERPLAKVQGNAFGGSGAAGLRSDNRPVGHQRSESKTSIPVLSPSKTTSSQQTSPPVRPTTPSKDQPSPMKSSLSSSRFKSSFDPETGTWSDVSGDERHLPEGKSLHRHQKSVTFDAAPPQINEYEMATPDLSSIGSNSREGSYDSEEDEDDDDHYMIHGSVDPDDSFDASLEDTDKTPVVGPDDWRQGSHDDPYEKSPMPDELPPVQKSLHRRTDSSNSNGESRPLPPLPGMSQGARSLPSPPPASSPSSSDAHNIGNGRMPLEERLRLMMLSDDGKSAAEQQRERRMRRAGARERAGSQTPERESRSPSVQPHSDHEEADDTVGELSGLGEYQLPPRISRESILRRVNGNKLFDRESDYRFSSPPAASSPGEAHTYDPDVPIPSTEDSMIDEDSDEGSVIVKRDPEDKEFDVYSIPEIYQRPETLDGDDLDDEKRPSDDDSASQYSNDDEAPSSKARDAEEDQVPTPRAASPATEAATTAEEPEARASLELPDQTEQSDFSKSFDSCILAKSEEPEAAPEPKKPSMADAQAYLQRPFTPEQQVTTSLSKPEYDGSGWGEPEEGSDEPGTPESVIHHPIPDSEDEAARQSPAIPEQLATVKSASGSKLKTRPSATPSDLAAMREARRQVSREVPDVPPIPERHRNRISRDMDADGSQNDGDDFLERHPSFKNRSLTLDLDLGLSLDKDFDRVIEAQKVAFHHFSCLPPSATAPSLFPAEREDSAQQKASSTTTEDMISTNISLRKQRGYLMRHNTKVVTASDKDIEDTRACRSAGNSPVKPARPQSWTVEPWRGSPRKRSLRKRHPGTGPVPPLPGQESNAAAASGHTNEEDQGVEMATEDNGERGRLFVKVMGVKDLDLPLPKNERTWFSLTLDNGVHCVTTAWLELARNAPIGQEFELVVPNDLEFQLTLNVKLEKPAPAPVSKKALPSPSKPAKPKTSTFSRVFASPKKRREMELRQKQQEEEERALAAQREAQARQLKAAQQPTAWDLLSPLAAEDGSFARAYVCLKEHEPRCFGRPYTVEVAAFNEWATEEAGFASSVKSKRGNAGAGGGVIRRAPYKIGKLELQLLFVPRPKGATDEDMPKSMNSCIREMKAAEERLARCWEGHLSQQGGDCPYWRRRYFKLVGTKLTAYHEATRQPRATINLANAKRLIDDRRTLVEKETTGKNGQRRRSAFAEEEEGYMFVEEGFRIRFNNGELIDFYADSTADKEGWMKVLGEVIGRDSLGGDGTADDLTRSESTRMKGKWCELVLKREEALKKRAEGRRVHSRTKSMYV, from the exons ATGCCTTCGCCAGCGAAGCCCGCCAGCGCAATCCCGCGCCCGCTCTCGGAGGTCTCGCCGACCGAGAAGCGGCGGAACTCGCCAAGCTGGAACCAAACGACCAAG AAAATGGCACTCACCGACTCGTCGCCATTCCAGTCATCCCCCTTGGAGGGCACCGCCACCTCCCCGCGCCTCTTCTGGCAGAATCGCAGCTTCAACTCGGAAAACAGCTACGGTAGTGGTTCGGGCTCGCCGTCTCCGTGTCGGCGCTCCTCCCTCGAGCGCTTGCAAAAGGCCTCGCGCGTCAAAAACAGCAATATCTTGGCCCTAGAGCAGAAGCAGGAATACGACCCGACCCGAATTCCCCACGTTGAGCGCCCTCTGGCAAAGGTCCAAGGCAACGCGTTTGGCGGAAGTGGTGCGGCAGGCCTGCGCTCCGATAACCGCCCCGTGGGCCACCAGCGGAGCGAGAGCAAGACCAGCATACCGGTTCTGAGTCCCTCCAAGACGACTTCCTCCCAGCAAACGAGCCCGCCGGTGCGACCGACCACACCCAGCAAGGACCAGCCATCGCCGATGAAGTCTTCGCTCTCCTCCAGCCGCTTTAAGAGCAGCTTCGATCCGGAGACAGGGACCTGGTCAGACGTTTCAGGAGATGAGCGCCATTTGCCTGAGGGCAAGTCGCTCCATCGCCACCAGAAGAGCGTCACCTTCGACGCCGCTCCGCCGCAGATCAACGAGTATGAAATGGCCACTCCCGATCTCTCGTCCATCGGGAGCAATTCTAGGGAGGGCAGCTACGACTcggaggaagacgaagacgacgacgaccactaCATGATTCATGGCAGCGTTGATCCGGACGATAGTTTTGACGCTTCGCTTGAGGACACGGACAAGACGCCTGTCGTGGGCCCCGATGACTGGAGACAGGGCAGCCACGATGATCCGTATGAGAAGAGCCCCATGCCAGACGAGCTTCCGCCGGTCCAGAAGTCGCTCCACCGCCGCACCGACTCGTCCAACTCTAACGGCGAGAGCCGGCCTCTGCCCCCTCTCCCAGGCATGAGCCAGGGAGCCAGAAGCCTGCCgtctccgccgcccgcatcgagtccctcctcctcggacGCTCACAACATCGGCAACGGCAGGATGCCGCTGGAGGAGCGCCTGAGGCTTATGATGCTCTCCGACGATGGCAAatccgccgccgagcagcagcgggagcgCCGCATGAGAcgcgctggcgctcgcgAGCGCGCCGGGAGCCAGACGCCCGAGCGCGAGAGCCGGAGCCCGAGCGTTCAGCCTCACTCGGACCATGAGGAGGCAGATGACACTGTTGGGGAGCTCTCGGGCCTCGGAGAGTaccagctgccgccgcgcatCTCGCGCGAGTCCATCCTCCGCCGGGTGAACGGGAATAAGCTCTTCGACCGAGAATCGGACTACCGCTTCTCgtcgccgcctgccgcgTCGTCTCCCGGGGAGGCCCACACGTATGATCCGGATGTGCCGATTCCGAGCACCGAGGACTCAATGATCGATGAGGACTCGGATGAGGGTAGCGTCATCGTCAAGCGTGACCCCGAGGATAAGGAGTTTGACGTCTATTCCATCCCCGAGATATACCAGCGCCCTGAGACCCTCGATGGTGACGACTTGGACGACGAGAAGAGGCCGTCGGACGATGACAGTGCGAGCCAATATTCGAACGACGATGAGGCACCAAGCAGCAAAGCGCGAGATGCCGAAGAAGACCAGGTTCCTACCCCACGGGCAGCCTCTCCGGCTACTGAGGCGGCGACGACCGCTGAAGAGCCCGAGGCTCGCGCGTCGCTTGAGTTGCCAGACCAAACCGAGCAGAGCGACTTCTCCAAGAGCTTTGATTCCTGCATCCTCGCCAAGTCTGAGGAGCCGGAGGCTGCTCCAGAGCCCAAGAAGCCGAGCATGGCAGATGCGCAAGCGTACCTTCAGCGGCCGTTCACACCCGAACAACAGGTCACCACGTCGCTCTCGAAACCTGAGTATGACGGATCCGGATGGGGCGAGCCTGAGGAGGGTTCCGACGAGCCAGGCACACCCGAATCTGTCATCCACCACCCTATTCCAGacagcgaggacgaggcggctCGGCAGTCCCCCGCCATTCCCGAGCAGCTAGCCACTGTCAAGTCTGCATCCGGTTCCAAGCTGAAGACGCGTCCCTCCGCCACCCCCTCTGATCTTGCGGCTATGCGCGAGGCTCGCCGTCAAGTCAGCCGCGAGGTGCCCGACGTCCCGCCCATCCCTGAGCGGCACCGAAACCGCATCTCCCGAGACATGGACGCCGACGGCAGTCAGAATGACGGGGATGATTTCCTTGAGCGCCACCCGAGCTTCAAGAACCGCAGTCTGACGCTTGATTTGGACCTCGGCCTCAGCCTTGACAAGGACTTTGACCGTGTTATCGAAGCCCAAAAGGTTGCGTTCCACCACTTTTCTTGTCTCCCGCCCTCCGCCACTGCACCCAGCCTGTTCCCGGCTGAGCGGGAGGACTCTGCGCAACAAAAAGCATCTTCTACAACGACTGAAGACATGATAAGTACTAACATTTCTCTCCGCAAACAGCGCGGCTACTTGATGCGGCATAACACGAAGGTCGTCACGGCCAGCGACAAGGACATCGAGGATACCCGCGCTTGCCGCTCGGCGGGCAATTCGCCCGTCAAGCCGGCCCGTCCGCAATCCTGGACGGTCGAGCCCTGGCGCGGCTCGCCGAGGAAACGGAGTCTTCGAAAGAGACACCCGGGAACGGGGCCAGTCCCGCCCCTGCCTGGCCAGGAGAGcaacgcggcggcggcgtcgggccaTACTAACGAGGAAGACCAGGGCGTGGAGATGGCGACCGAGGACAACGGGGAGAGAGGCAGGCTCTTCGTTAAAGTGATGGGAGTCAAGGACCTCGATCTGCCGCTTCCAAAGA ATGAGCGGACGTGGTTCAGCCTAACGCTCGACAACGGCGTCCACTGCGTCACAACAGCGTGGCTCGAGCTGGCGCGCAATGCGCCCATCGGGCAGGAGTTCGAGCTGGTCGTTCCAAACGACCTTGAGTTCCAGCTGACACTCAACGTCAAGCTGGAGAAGCCGGCGCCCGCTCCCGTCAGCAAGAAGGCTCTTCCATCTCCCAGCAAGCCCGCCAAGCCCAAAACATCGACCTTCAGCCGCGTCTTCGCTTCCCCGAAAAAGCGCAGGGAGATGGAGCTCCGCCAGAAGCagcaggaggaagaggagcgagcgctcgccgcccagcgcgagGCCCAGGCGCGCCAGCTGAAGGCGGCGCAACAGCCCACCGCCTGGGACCTGCTGAgcccgctggcggccgaggacggcagCTTCGCGCGCGCCTACGTTTGTCTCAAGGAGCACGAGCCGCGCTGCTTCGGCCGGCCGTATACCGTCGAGGTGGCGGCGTTCAACGAGTGGGCGACCGAGGAGGCCGGGTTCGCGTCCAGCGTCAAGAGCAAGCGCGGGAACGCGggagccggcggaggcgTCATCCGCCGCGCGCCCTACAAGATCGGGAAGCtggagctgcagctgctgttCGTGCCCCGCCCGAAGGGGGCCACCGACGAGGACATGCCCAAGAGCATGAATTCCTGCATCAGGGAGATGAAGGCTGCCGAGGAGAGGCTCGCCCGCTGCTGGGAGGGCCATCTCAGCCAGCAAGGCGGCGACTGCCCT TactggcgccgccgctacTTCAAGCTCGTCGGCACCAAGCTAACGGCGTACCACGAGGCGAcgcggcagccgcgcgcGACCATCAACCTGGCCAACGCCAAGCGGCTCATCGACGACCGGCGCACGCTGGTGGAGAAGGAGACGACGGGCAAGAacgggcagcggcgccgctcggccttcgccgaggaggaggagggctaCATGTTCGTCGAGGAGGGCTTCCGCATCCGCTTCAACAACGGCGAGCTCATCGACTTCTACGCCGACTCCACCGCCGACAAGGAGGGCTGGATGAAGGTCCTCGGCGAGGTCATCGGCCGCGacagcctcggcggcgacggcaccgCCGACGATCTCACCCGCTCCGAGTCCACCCGGATGAAGGGCAAGTGGTGCGAGCTCGTGCTCAagagggaggaggcgctgaAGAAGAGGGCCGAGGGTCGACGGGTGCACTCGCGCACTAAGAGCATGTACGTATGA